The bacterium nucleotide sequence GCCCGACGCCGTCGGCGGCCTCACCTGGTACGGTCTGGACGACACCTGGTTCACCTGCTACGTGCCCCTGTACTGCGGCATCACCGACATCCCGCCCAGCTACGCCACCGGCACGCTCGGCCGCTTCAGCTGGGACTCGGCCTGGTGGGTGTTCAACTTCGTGTCCAACTACGTGAACCTGAAGTACGAGCCCATGGTGCGCGACGTCATGGCCGTGCAGGCCGAGATCGAGGGCGACTTCCTCGACCTGCAGCCTGCCGTCGAGACGACCGCCGCGGCCCTCGCCGCAAGCGATCCGGCCCTGATGCGGCGCTACCTGACCGACTACTCGGTGCAGCACGCCGAAATGGTGACCGACCGCTGGCGGGCGCTGGGCGAGCACCTGCTGACGAAGTACAACGACGGATTCATCAAGGACGACCGGGGACGGCCGCAGGAGACCGGCTACCCCGAAGCCTGGCTGCGGGCGGTGCTGCAGGCCGAGCCGGACCGGTTCCGCCTGCCGCAGGATGCTCCGGCCGATCTCGCCGAGCCGAAGGACTACTGACCCCAGCCGTTGGAGGCCGACCCATGCGCCGCCCGATCACCATCCTGACAGGGCTGATCCTGCTCCTCGCCGCCGCGACCGCGTTCGCCGACGGCTTCGCCGTTCCGGACGACGCCCGGCGGCTGCTGCCCGGCGAAACCACGGCCGTGGTGGCCGTCGCGTCCCTCGACGAGGTGCTCGACGAGATCGTGACCCTCGCCCACCGGTTCGACCCCGACAGCGATGTGCAGCGGGATTCCATCCTGGCCGACATGGGCGACGACTTCGCCACCCTGGCCGAACTCGTCGATCCGCGCCGGCCCCTGTTCCTCGCCGGCAGCCTGGCCGATCCCATGGCCGGGACCGAACCGCCCCTCGTCTTCGTGCTGCCCAAGGCCGCCGGGGCCGATCTGGCCAAGCTGCCGGCCGCGGCGACCCGGCACGGCCCGGCCCTGACCGAAGGCGGCTACTTCGCCATCTCGTCGATTCCCGGCTACGTGCCCGGCCCCGCCGCCTCCGATCTCGCCGCTCATCTCCCGGCGGGGGTGGTCAGCGTCTCGCTCGACCTCGGCACCGTCGTGACCGACTACGGGGCCTTCCTGGAGATGGGCCTGGCAGGCATCCCGACCCGACCCAACGGCACGCCGCCCAACGACACCGGCGCCATGACCGAGGACGAGGCCGCGGCCATGGCCGAGGCCCTGCGCGCGATCGCCGCGTCGGTCGAGCGCCTCGACCTCGCCCTCGGCCGCCGCGACAATCTGTTCACCTCGCACCTCGGCCTGGGCGTGAAGCCCGGCAGCGCCCTCGACGCCGGCCCGCAGCCCGCGTTCGCCACGGCCCTGGACCTCACCGGCGCCCTGCCCGCCGACGCCACCCTGTGGCAGGTGGTGGCCCTCGACCAGA carries:
- a CDS encoding C69 family dipeptidase; the protein is HYEGTEIDMTQGVSAGPYASPYRWRPMGFEVDGEQYTWERPISTQQTGFSMVTQSRAWLPDAVGGLTWYGLDDTWFTCYVPLYCGITDIPPSYATGTLGRFSWDSAWWVFNFVSNYVNLKYEPMVRDVMAVQAEIEGDFLDLQPAVETTAAALAASDPALMRRYLTDYSVQHAEMVTDRWRALGEHLLTKYNDGFIKDDRGRPQETGYPEAWLRAVLQAEPDRFRLPQDAPADLAEPKDY